The genomic stretch GTCAACGCCTACCGCCGCGAAGTCGGCATGGTGTTCCAGCATTTCAACCTGTTCCCGCACATGACCGTGCTGGAAAACCTGTGCCTGGCGCAGAAAGTCGTGCGCAAGCGTGGCCAGAAGGAAAGCGAGGCCAAGGCCCTGGCGTTGCTGGAGAAGGTCGGGATTGCTCAGAAGGCCCGCGAATATCCTTCGCGCCTGTCCGGCGGTCAGCAGCAGCGCGTGGCGATTGCCCGGGCACTGGCGATGGATCCTAAGGTCATGCTGTTCGATGAGCCGACCTCGGCCCTCGATCCGGAAATGGTCGGTGAAGTGCTGGACGTGATGAAGAACCTGGCCGTGGAAGGCATGACCATGGTCTGCGTGACCCACGAAATGGGCTTTGCCCGGGAAGTGGCGGATCGGGTGCTGTTCTTCGATCACGGCAAACTGCTGGAAGACGCCTCGCCAGCGGAATTCTTCGATGCACCGAAGGATCCTCGGGCCCAGGCTTTCCTGCGCCAGGTTCTCTAAGCGCGGGGCAAAAAAAATCGCAGCCATTGGCTGCGATTTTTTTGTTTGCGCGGTTTAAACCTTGAAGCGTCCCACCAACGTTTGCAGGTGAGTACCCAGGCGCGCCAGCTCGACGCTGGAGGCCGCTGTCTCTTCACTCGCCGCCGACGTCTGGTCCGATACATCCCGCACGTTGAGCACGCTACGGTTGATCTCTTCGGCCACGGCACTCTGCTGCTCGGCCGCCGCTGCGATTTGCTGGTTCATCGCCTGAATCGCCGACACGGTGCGCGTGATGTTTTCCAGCGAGCCACCGGCACGACGGGTCAGTTCCACGCTGCTCTGGGTCAGCGTGCGGCTGTTGTCCATGATCGTCGCCACTTGCTGGGTGCCGTTCTGCAGGCCGACGATCAGCTCTTCGATTTCTTCGGTGGACTTCTGGGTGCGTTGCGCGAGGCTGCGCACTTCGTCAGCAACCACCGCGAAACCACGTCCGGCTTCACCGGCACGGGCCGCTTCGATGGCAGCGTTGAGGGCCAGCAGGTTGGTTTGCTGGGCCACGGACTTGATCACGTCGAGGACGCTGCCGATCTTGTCGCTTTCGCGCTTGAGCTCGCCCATGGCCTCGGTGGAGTGGCCGACTTCAGTGGCCAGGCGTTCGATCTGGGCGATGGCTTCGCCGACCACTTTGTCGCCTTCGCGGGCCTGTTGGTCAGCGGCGACGGCCGCTTCTGAAGCTTCCTCGGCGTTGCGCGCGACTTCCTGCACGGTGGCAGCCATTTCGTTCATGGCGGTGGCGACCTGATCGGTCTCGACTTTCTGATTGTTCACGCCGGCACTGGTCTGCTCGGTCACGGCCGACAGTTCTTCGGCGGCGCTGGCGATCTGAGTGACGCCGTCGCTGATCCCGCCGATCAATTCGCGCAGGCCTTGAGTCATGCTCTGCATCGAACGTTGCAACTGACCGAGTTCGTCACGGCGCAGGGACACCAGATTGTGGGTCAGGTCACCGGCGGCCACGCGCTCGGCGACTTTCAGGGTCTGCTCCAGCGGGATGATGATCTGCCGGGTGATCGCCCAGGCGGCGAGCAGGCCGAAGGCCACGGCCAGCAAGGTGGCGATCAGCAACTGGTTCTTGGCGCTGGCGGCATCGGTGTCACGCACAATGGTCTGGGAGTCGGTGAGCTTCTTGCTGATGTCCATCAACAGGTCGCCCTGGGCCGACATGCGGGCCAGTGCCTTGGCGCTGGCAACCTGCGAATCACGGAACTGGCTGACAGCGGCGCGATAGGCTTTCAGCGACTCGGTAGCCTGTTGCAGATTGGCGATGTGCTGTTCCGGCAATTTGGCCGGCAGGGTCTCGAGGTTTTTCAGGGCGTTGTCGATGGCGTCGAGGGCCGGTTGTTCGGCCTCGGCCTTGGCGCTGTAGGTGTAGCCGCGCACCTGGAAGCGGGCCTGCTGGATCAGCTTGCTGAGGTCGATCACCGCGTTGAACTGGGCAACGCTGTCGCCTTGCAGCATGGATTTCTCGACTTCGGCAACCTTGGCCACGGCATTGTCGGCGGTGGCGCCGAGTTTGCTGCGGGCGTCTTCGCGCAGGGCGGTGGCCTGGGTCATGTCGGCGAAGGCGCGTTTGTATTCGGCAACGGCGGCCAGTTGCTGATCGACCATCGCCGCGTCGGCTGACTGTTCGATCAGGCTGCGGGCGGTTTGCAGGCCGCTGTCGAGTTTGCCGAGCAGGTCGTTGACTGTGCCCGGGCCTTGTTCGCCACGGCGCATTTCGTAGTCCAGACGCGCCAGGCGCAGGTCCTTGGTCAGCTCGTTGAGGCTCGAGATGAAACCGAGTTTGTCACCGCGGCTGATGATGCCGCTCATGCCGGTCCAGCCGGTGAAGGTGATCAACAGGGTCAGCAGCAGCACCAGGCCGAAACCGATGCCCAGCTTGCGTTTGACGCTGACGTTTCCAAGATTCTCGGCTAACCAACGGTACATGCGACGACTCCCCTCGGACCACTAATTGGACTTATGGAGACTGTATCGGCTGGATGATGGCAATCTGTAACGCAATTTGTCTGGCGCCAAATGGCGCCAGAGCGCTTCAGAACAGGCGGGCGAGCAGGGCAGTGACGGCGGTTTCGACGCGCAGGATGCGATCGCCGAGTTGCACCGGTTGCAGGCCGGATTTGCCCAGCAGGTCGATCTCGTAGGGAATCCAGCCACCCTCGGGGCCGATGGCCAGGGTCACCGGTTCGCTCAGGGCGCGCGGGCAGGGCGGGAAGTTGCCCGGATGGCCGACCAGGCCGAGGGTGCCGTCGGTGATGGCCGGCAGACGATCTTCGACAAACGGCTTGAAGCGCTTCTCGATGATGATTTCCGGCAGCACGGTATCGCGGGCCTGTTCGAGGCCGAGGATCAGATTCTCGCGAATCGCTTCCGGCTCCAGAAACGGCGTTTGCCAGAAGCTCTTCTCGACGCGATAGCTGTTGACCAGAATCACCTTTGACACACCCATGGTCGCCACGGTCTGGAACACCCGACGCAGCATCTTCGGGCGTGGCAGGGCGAGTACCAGGGTCAGCGGCAGCTTGGCCGGCGGTGGCTGATCGAGGGTGACCCGCAGTTCGGCTTCGCCCGCTTCCAGACGCAGCAGCTCGGCCGAACCCATCAACCCGTTGATGCGCCCGACCCGCAGGCTGTCGCCGACTTCCGAGCGGTGGACTTCCTGCATGTGGGTCAGGCGTCGATCACGCAGCACGACGCGGTCGGCCGCAATGAAATCGGCCTCTTCGAGCAGCAGCAGGTTCATGGCTGCGTCGCTGGCGGCTGGTCGTTGTGGTCGTCGGCGGTTTCTTCCGGGCGTTCGCGCTTGCTGACCAGGCTGCCGAACAGGATGCCGACTTCGAACAGCATCCACATCGGCACGGCCAGCAGAGTCTGGGAGAAGATGTCCGGCGGGGTCAGGATCATGCCGACCACGAAGCAGCCGATGATCACGTACGGGCGGATCTTCTTCAGGTATTTGACGTCGACCACGCCGATCCACACCAGCAGCACCACGGCCACCGGGATTTCGAACGCCACGCCGAAGGCAAAGAACAGCGTCATGACGAAATCGAGGTAACTGGTGATGTCGGTCATCATTTCCACGCCGGCCGGGGTGGCCGAGGCGAAGAACTTGAAGATCAGCGGGAACACGAAGTAATAGGCGAATGCCATACCGGTGTAGAACAGCAGGATGCTGGAGATCAGCAACGGCACCGCGACACGTTTCTCGTGCTTGTACAGGCCCGGCGCGATGAAGCCCCAGATCTGGTGCAGGATCACCGGGATCGCCAGGAACAGCGACACCATCATCGTCAGCTTCAGTGGCGTCAGGAACGGCGACGACACGTCGGTGGCGATCATCGTCGCGCCGGCCGGCAAGTAACTGCGCAGCGGCGTCGAGACGAAGGTGTAGATCTGCTGGGTGAAGGCGAACAGCCCGGCGAAGATGATGAAGATCGCCGCGACGCAACGCAGCAGGCGGGTGCGCAACTCGGTGAGGTGCGAAACCAGCGGCATGTGCTGGTCGTTTTCGGGGAGATCGCTCATGGGGCTCGCGGCGGCAATGTTGGGTCGTGAGGGGCCGGCGTGGTTGGCGCGGCGGCTGGAGCAACAGGTTCAATCGGCTTCATGATCGGCGCCGCTTCAGCGGCGGCGGCAGAAACGTGCTCGACGCTTGCCGGTTGTTCCGCAACGGGAGCCACTGGCGTTTGCTCTGCAAC from Pseudomonas allokribbensis encodes the following:
- a CDS encoding 16S rRNA (uracil(1498)-N(3))-methyltransferase, with amino-acid sequence MNLLLLEEADFIAADRVVLRDRRLTHMQEVHRSEVGDSLRVGRINGLMGSAELLRLEAGEAELRVTLDQPPPAKLPLTLVLALPRPKMLRRVFQTVATMGVSKVILVNSYRVEKSFWQTPFLEPEAIRENLILGLEQARDTVLPEIIIEKRFKPFVEDRLPAITDGTLGLVGHPGNFPPCPRALSEPVTLAIGPEGGWIPYEIDLLGKSGLQPVQLGDRILRVETAVTALLARLF
- the tatC gene encoding twin-arginine translocase subunit TatC is translated as MSDLPENDQHMPLVSHLTELRTRLLRCVAAIFIIFAGLFAFTQQIYTFVSTPLRSYLPAGATMIATDVSSPFLTPLKLTMMVSLFLAIPVILHQIWGFIAPGLYKHEKRVAVPLLISSILLFYTGMAFAYYFVFPLIFKFFASATPAGVEMMTDITSYLDFVMTLFFAFGVAFEIPVAVVLLVWIGVVDVKYLKKIRPYVIIGCFVVGMILTPPDIFSQTLLAVPMWMLFEVGILFGSLVSKRERPEETADDHNDQPPATQP
- a CDS encoding methyl-accepting chemotaxis protein, with the protein product MQSMTQGLRELIGGISDGVTQIASAAEELSAVTEQTSAGVNNQKVETDQVATAMNEMAATVQEVARNAEEASEAAVAADQQAREGDKVVGEAIAQIERLATEVGHSTEAMGELKRESDKIGSVLDVIKSVAQQTNLLALNAAIEAARAGEAGRGFAVVADEVRSLAQRTQKSTEEIEELIVGLQNGTQQVATIMDNSRTLTQSSVELTRRAGGSLENITRTVSAIQAMNQQIAAAAEQQSAVAEEINRSVLNVRDVSDQTSAASEETAASSVELARLGTHLQTLVGRFKV
- a CDS encoding amino acid ABC transporter ATP-binding protein encodes the protein MIEVRDLVKVFDTRGQVVRAVDNVTTSVAKGEVLVVIGPSGSGKSTFLRCLNGLEAFDSGSVSIDGLQLADPKTDVNAYRREVGMVFQHFNLFPHMTVLENLCLAQKVVRKRGQKESEAKALALLEKVGIAQKAREYPSRLSGGQQQRVAIARALAMDPKVMLFDEPTSALDPEMVGEVLDVMKNLAVEGMTMVCVTHEMGFAREVADRVLFFDHGKLLEDASPAEFFDAPKDPRAQAFLRQVL